One Kitasatospora sp. NBC_01266 genomic window carries:
- a CDS encoding VOC family protein, whose product MTSRVRSITFDCAEPAGLAAFWGAVTGRTPVNDGTEESPEYLLADPADAGLPNLLFIAVPEGKSIKNRVHLDLQPADRSREEEVARLLGLGATLLADHRQPDGTGWALLADPEGNEFCVERSAAERVRTGG is encoded by the coding sequence GTGACCTCCCGCGTCCGCAGCATCACCTTCGACTGCGCCGAGCCCGCCGGGCTCGCCGCCTTCTGGGGCGCGGTGACCGGCCGGACCCCGGTCAACGACGGCACCGAGGAGAGCCCGGAGTACCTGCTCGCCGACCCCGCGGACGCCGGCCTACCCAACCTGCTCTTCATCGCCGTGCCCGAGGGAAAGAGCATCAAGAACCGGGTCCACCTGGACCTTCAGCCCGCCGACCGCAGCCGCGAGGAGGAGGTGGCGCGGCTGCTGGGCCTGGGCGCAACCCTGCTCGCCGACCACCGGCAGCCGGACGGCACGGGGTGGGCCCTGCTGGCCGACCCCGAGGGCAACGAATTCTGCGTGGAGCGCAGCGCGGCGGAGCGGGTCCGAACCGGCGGGTGA
- a CDS encoding class I SAM-dependent methyltransferase, producing MTASEPASWLSLNRANWDDRTRVHAASEFYDLPGFRAGGCTLRPFELDEMGDVTGRRLLHLQCHMGQDTLSWARRGAEVTGLDFSEPAIRTARALAEQTGLADRARFVVCDVHEAPNALAGERFDLVYTGFGALVWLPDLSHWARVVASLLADGGALYLAEFHPMSETLDEDGRTVAHDYFDSSAGTFDCATTYTDGPTLTETTSVQWTHQLGSVVTALAEAGLRIDFLHEHDVTLFQRYSVLERSTPTEYRFPPGHPRTPLVYSLRATKR from the coding sequence ATGACTGCTTCCGAGCCCGCCTCCTGGCTGAGCCTCAACCGCGCCAACTGGGACGATCGCACCCGCGTCCACGCCGCCAGCGAGTTCTACGACCTCCCCGGCTTCCGGGCCGGCGGCTGCACCCTGCGGCCCTTCGAGCTCGACGAGATGGGGGACGTCACCGGTCGGCGCCTGCTACACCTCCAGTGCCACATGGGCCAGGACACCCTCTCCTGGGCGCGCCGGGGCGCGGAGGTCACCGGCCTGGACTTCTCCGAGCCCGCCATCCGCACCGCCCGCGCGCTCGCCGAGCAGACCGGCCTCGCCGACCGCGCCCGCTTCGTGGTCTGCGACGTCCACGAGGCCCCCAACGCCCTGGCCGGCGAGCGGTTCGACCTGGTCTACACCGGGTTCGGCGCGCTCGTCTGGCTCCCCGACCTGTCCCACTGGGCCCGCGTGGTGGCCTCGCTGCTGGCCGACGGCGGAGCCCTCTACCTGGCCGAGTTCCACCCCATGTCCGAGACCCTGGACGAGGACGGCCGCACGGTCGCCCACGACTACTTCGACAGCTCCGCCGGCACCTTCGACTGCGCCACCACCTACACCGACGGGCCGACGCTCACCGAGACCACGTCCGTCCAGTGGACCCACCAACTCGGTTCCGTCGTCACCGCCTTGGCCGAGGCGGGCCTGCGGATCGACTTCCTCCACGAACACGACGTGACGCTCTTCCAGCGCTACTCCGTGCTGGAGCGCAGCACCCCCACCGAGTACCGCTTTCCCCCGGGCCACCCGCGCACGCCGCTGGTCTACTCGCTCCGCGCGACCAAGCGGTAG